CAGAGCCTGTTCGCCGATTTCTGCACCTGCTTCAACGACGCGGAGACGGTGATCGTCGCCGACGTCTATGCGGCCGGCGAGGCGCCCATCCCTGGCATCGACCGCGATGCCCTCGTGCAGGGGCTGCGCACCAGCGGCCATCGCGATGCCGTCGCCCTGCCCTCCCACGCCGATCTCGCAGGCCTCGTGCGCGGCAAGGTGCAGCCGGGCGACATCGTCGTCTGCCTCGGTGCCGGTTCCATCACGCAGTGGGCCTACGCGCTGCCGAAGGAACTCGAAGCCCTCGACGGAAAGCCGGAGGCGTGATGGACGGACAGGGCCTCATCGCGGCGATGCAGTCGGTAGCGGCAACCCCGCTGCGCGGCACGCTGACGCCCGACGCCCCGCTCGCGAACTTCACCTGGTTCCGCACTGGCGGACCGGCGGACGTTCTGTTCGTGCCGGCCGACGAAGCCGACCTTGCCGTCGGGCTCGCCGCCCTGCCGGCCGACGTGCCGGTGACGGTCCTCGGCCTCGCCTCGAACGTGCTGGTGCGCGACGGCGGCGTGCCCGGCGTGGTGATCCGCCTGTCCGCCCGGCCGTTCGGGATGATCGCGGTGGACGGAGACAACATTCGCGCCGGTGCCGGCGCAGCCGACGTCAAGGTCGCGCGTGCCGCGGCCGATGCCTCGCTTGCCGGGCTCGCGTTCCTGCGCGGCATTCCGGGCGCCATCGGCGGCGCACTCAAGATGAACGCCGGCGCCTATGGCGGCGAGGTGAAGGACCGGTTCGTGTCCGCCCGCGCGCTCGACCGCGCCGGCCGCCTCCATGTTCTGAGCGCCGCCGACATGGGCTTTTCCTACCGCCACACCGCCGTGCCGCCTGACTTCATCTTCACCGAAGTCACGTTCAGCGGCACGCCGGGAGACAAGGACGTGATCCTCGCCGAGATGGACGCGATCACCGCATCCCGCGAGGCGACGCAGCCGGTCAAGAGCCGCACCGGCGGCTCCACTTTCAAGAACCCGCCGGGCGACAAGGCCTGGCGGCTCGTCGATGCCGCCGGCTGTCGCGGTCTGCAGGTCGGCGGGGCACAGGTCTCGGAACTGCACTGCAATTTTCTGATCAATACCGGAGGCGCGACCGCCGCCGATGTCGAACGCCTCGGCGAGACCGTCAGGGCGCGCGTTCTCGCCACCTCCGGCATCCGGCTGGAGTGGGAAATCGAACGCATCGGCCGAATGCCGGATGGCACCGCGATCGAGCCGTTCATCGATACGGCAGCGGCCTGAACGAAGACGCGCGTGGCGGCATCGGCCGGCAGGCGCCTGAGAAGACTGGAAAGAACGCCACCGGCGAAAGCCGCGCGGCAGGTGGGAGCCGGACGAGAAAGTCATGAGCGAAGCGATGCACATCGCCGTCCTGATGGGCGGATGGGTCAGCGAACGGCCGGTCTCGCTGAATTCCGGCAAGGCTTGCGCCGCCGCGCTCGAGGCTGCGGGCTTCCGGCACGTCACGCCGATCGATGTCGGCAGCGACATTGGTCAGGTGCTGGCGGATCTGAAGCCGGATGTCGCTCTGAACGCCCTCCATGGCCGCTTCGGCGAGGACGGGGCGGTGCAGGGGGTGCTGGAAATCCTGCGGATTCCCTACACGCACTCCGGCATCCTCGCGTCCGCGCTCGCGATGAACAAGGCGAAGGCAAAGGCGGCGTTCGCCGCCGCCGGCCTGCCGCTGGCGAATCACCTGATCGTCTCGCGCGCCGAAGCCGCCAGATCCCATGTGATGCCGCCGCCCTACGTGCTGAAGCCGCTGACCGAGGGATCGAGTTTCGGCGTGCTGATCGTGCGCGCGGACGCCGCCCATCCTCCCCAGGAACTTTACCGGGAGGACTGGCCTTATGGCGACATTCTGATGGCGGAGCGCTACATCCCCGGGCGGGAGCTGACGTGCGCGGTCATTAACGATTCGCCCACCGACATCATCGAGATCGTGCCGGTGGGCCACGCCTTCTACGACTATGATTCCAAATATGTCCCGGGCGCCTCGCGCCACGAGCTGCCGGCAAAAGTTAAACCGAATATTTACCAAAATGTCCAAAAACTAACCGTCGAAGCGCATCGCGCGCTGGGCTGCCGAGGGGTGTCGCGGGCGGACTTCCGCTACGACGACGAAACGGACGAACTCGTCCTCCTTGAGGTCAACACCCAGCCCGGCATGACGGCGACGTCGCTGGTCCCGGAACTCGCCGCCCATCAGGGCATGACGTTCCCGGAACTCGTCAGAT
The window above is part of the Pseudoxanthobacter soli DSM 19599 genome. Proteins encoded here:
- the murB gene encoding UDP-N-acetylmuramate dehydrogenase, which produces MDGQGLIAAMQSVAATPLRGTLTPDAPLANFTWFRTGGPADVLFVPADEADLAVGLAALPADVPVTVLGLASNVLVRDGGVPGVVIRLSARPFGMIAVDGDNIRAGAGAADVKVARAAADASLAGLAFLRGIPGAIGGALKMNAGAYGGEVKDRFVSARALDRAGRLHVLSAADMGFSYRHTAVPPDFIFTEVTFSGTPGDKDVILAEMDAITASREATQPVKSRTGGSTFKNPPGDKAWRLVDAAGCRGLQVGGAQVSELHCNFLINTGGATAADVERLGETVRARVLATSGIRLEWEIERIGRMPDGTAIEPFIDTAAA
- a CDS encoding D-alanine--D-alanine ligase, producing the protein MSEAMHIAVLMGGWVSERPVSLNSGKACAAALEAAGFRHVTPIDVGSDIGQVLADLKPDVALNALHGRFGEDGAVQGVLEILRIPYTHSGILASALAMNKAKAKAAFAAAGLPLANHLIVSRAEAARSHVMPPPYVLKPLTEGSSFGVLIVRADAAHPPQELYREDWPYGDILMAERYIPGRELTCAVINDSPTDIIEIVPVGHAFYDYDSKYVPGASRHELPAKVKPNIYQNVQKLTVEAHRALGCRGVSRADFRYDDETDELVLLEVNTQPGMTATSLVPELAAHQGMTFPELVRWMVEDASCDR